One region of Miscanthus floridulus cultivar M001 chromosome 19, ASM1932011v1, whole genome shotgun sequence genomic DNA includes:
- the LOC136525483 gene encoding uncharacterized protein: MSSNANTQADAGISAASTSNSNQNQPAAAAASGAADAAGGNVSVPTTKIRMARQGLRDVGGSQFTPKKVSIGVYHRGLHSDSDKNKEGVADRMCPLDGARRNRLLDELTNNHLRRSSRGRDWYPDIAQSTVDSYFSFSGSRMPLLDDGCYVLHFLVEYTDERRVDVVIKDPWRDENENLVMRDIVFLLENQIPWSVLREMHRRIRRNDSVSVSDLDLDEELAHRVPGLLEKRLYTISGEERWRPVPSSPAPTHLLDLVHHYFKPTAERPRAQRAPTVPEATAAPSAAAIAQEATAAPSEAATAPSAPTAAPSVAATATEAASTLSTPTAASSAAATTPEVDAAQAATTTPEAAAAPSAAATESEVAVALSPPTAAPSAAATAPEASPASSAAAIAPEAAVAPSPPTAVPSVAATALEAAVAPSPLTAAPSASATASEATVAPSAATTASEAAVAPSPPTSAPSTTATAPAAASSREPEEHRVNISMSRWRRATEYRRYAFVKLKRRDFKQGVVESVLDVSLDGRTLWIPTLRIDELTCTILRNLIAFEDRMGMSQRPVTAYCLFMSQLACKVEDVELLQRLDILQNFLPTDEDVVKGFTDLCKGVVFEVDDPEMNYLNGTWHKLHKRCQAANTFFGLIRERHCSNSVRSAAHCAAILLFVFQAVQVAFAVLSHFQKSH; encoded by the exons ATGTCGTCgaatgcaaatactcaagcag ATGCAGGGATCTCGGCTGCTAGTACTTCCAATTCCAACCAGAACCAGCCAGCAGCCGCAGCAGCATCAGGAGCCGCAGATGCAGCGGGAGGAAACGTGTCGGTCCCGACGACGAAGATCCGGATGGCCCGACAAGGTCTCCGCGACGTCGGTGGAAGCCAGTTCACACCGAAGAAGGTGTCCATCGGCGTTTACCATCGTGGTCTACATTCAGATTCAGACAAGAATAAGGAGGGTGTGGCCGACAGGATGTGTCCTCTCGATGGTGCAAGGAGAAATCGGTTACTAGATGAGCTGACGAATAATCatctgaggaggagcagcaggggcAGGGACTGGTACCCCGATATTGCTCAGTCCACGGTGGACAGTTATTTCTCTTTCTCCGGCAGCAGAATGCCGCTGCTGGATGATGGGTGCTACGTGCTCCATTTCCTCGTAGAATATACGGACGAGAGGCGCGTGGACGTGGTCATCAAAGACCCTTGGAGAGACGAGAACGAGAACTTGGTGATGCGCGACATCGTGTTCCTCCTTGAGAACCAGATACCTTGGTCCGTCCTCAGGGAGATGCATCGTCGCATCCGGAGGAATGACTCCGTGTCCGTGTCCGACCTCGACCTCGACGAAGAGCTAGCACACCGTGTCCCGGGCCTGTTGGAGAAGCGGCTCTACACCATCAGCGGAGAGGAGAGGTGGCGGCCCGTTCCGTCGTCGCCCGCCCCCACCCACCTGCTGGACCTCGTGCACCACTACTTCAAGCCAACGGCAGAACGACCACGGGCGCAGAGGGCCCCAACGGTGCCGGAGGCGACCGCAGCCCCATCGGCCGCTGCAATAGCACAAGAGGCGACTGCGGCCCCATCAGAGGCGGCCACTGCCCCATCGGCGCCCACAGCGGCCCCATCAGTAGCCGCAACAGCGACGGAGGCAGCCTCGACCCTATCGACCCCAACAGCTGCCTCATCGGCCGCCGCAACAACGCCGGAGGTGGACGCGGCCCAGGCCGCCACAACAACACCGGAGGCAGCCGCGGCCCCATCGGCCGCCGCAACAGAGTCGGAGGTGGCCGTGGCCCTATCGCCCCCAACAGCGGCTCCATCGGCCGCCGCAACAGCGCCGGAGGCGTCCCCGGCCTCATCAGCCGCCGCAATAGCACCGGAGGCGGCTGTGGCCCCATCGCCCCCAACAGCGGTCCCATCGGTCGCTGCAACAGCACTGGAGGCGGCCGTGGCCCCATCGCCCCTAACAGCGGCCCCATCAGCCTCCGCAACAGCGTCGGAGGCGACCGTGGCCCCATCGGCCGCCACAACAGCGTCGGAGGCGGCCGTGGCCCCGTCGCCCCCAACATCGGCCCCATCGACCACCGCAACAGCGCCGGCAGCCGCCTCGTCAAGGGAACCAGAAGAACATCGGGTGAACATCTCCATGTCCCGGTGGCGCCGGGCGACAGAGTACCGCAGGTACGCCTTCGTGAAGCTCAAGCGTCGTGACTTCAAACAGGGCGTAGTGGAATCCGTCCTTGACGTGAGCCTTGATGGACGCACGCTGTGGATCCCTACCCTGCGGATCGATGAACTGACATGCACCATCCTACGCAACCTGATCGCGTTTGAGGATCGGATGGGGATGAGCCAGAGGCCCGTCACGGCCTACTGCCTCTTCATGTCGCAGCTGGCGTGCAAGGTGGAGGACGTTGAGCTCCTGCAGCGCTTAGACATCCTCCAGAATTTCCTCCCCACCGACGAGGATGTCGTAAAGGGCTTTACAGACCTCTGCAAGGGGGTGGTCTTCGAGGTCGACGACCCCGAAATGAACTACCTCAACGGCACGTGGCACAAGCTGCACAAGCGATGCCAGGCGGCAAACACCTTCTTCGGATTGATCCGCGAGAGGCACTGCAGCAACTCTGTGCGCAGCGCCGCGCACTGTGCCGCAATTTTACTGTTTGTTTTCCAAGCGGTTCAAGTGGCGTTTGCAGTTCTCTCCCATTTCCAAAAAAGCCATTAG